The nucleotide window GGGAGGTGCGCCGGATGAGCACCGCACCCGAGGGCTCCCCGGCCTCCGAGGACGGGCCGCAGTGGGTGCCGGACAACCGGACGCCGACCGGCGGGCTGCTGGACACCCTGCGGGTCGGCGTCGTCATGCTGGACACCCGCGGCCGGGTGGTGCTGTGGTCCCCGTTCGCCGAGGAGATGCTCGGCTGGGCCGGCGAGCACATCGTGGGGCGCCGGATGGACACCGTCATCAGCCCGTGGAACGTCGGCGCCGGAGGACGCCGTTCCCGCCGGGTCCCCGGCCCCGGCCCGGCCGAGCAGGTGCTGGCCGAGCTGCTGCGCACCGGACGCTGGGCCGGGGTGCTGCCGCTGCGCCACCGCGACGGCCACGTGGTCCGCTCCGACGTCCGCGCCTCCCTGCTGGTGGACGGCGACGGACGCCCGTTCATCCTGGTCTCCCTCGCCGAGACCCGGCTGCTGCGCACCCTCGAACGCGATCTGGCCATCTCCGACGCCGTCTTCGACACCTCCGCGCTGGGCATCGCGGTCTTCGACACCGACCTGCGCTTCGTGCGCGTCAACGAGGCGTTGGCCAGGATGAACGCCCGGCCGCGCGAGGACCACATCGGCCGCACCGTCGAGGAGCTGTTCCCCGGCCCCACCGGGGTGGAGCTGGCCCGGGTGCAGCGCGAGGTGCTGGCCACCGGCCGCACCGCGGTCGACCGGCTCAACGAGGCGCCGCCGGGCGCCACCGGCTTCCGTTCCGCCTCCTACGCCCGGGTCACCGACCGGGGCGGCCGGGTGCTCGGCATCTCCTGCGTCGTCATGGACGTCACCGACCGCTTCCTCGCCTCCGAGAAGGTGGAACGGGCCCGGGTCCGGCTCGCCGTGCTCAACGACGTCGGCGGGGTGCTGGCGGAGATGATGGACGTCGACCACCGGGCCCGCGCCCTCGCCGAGGCGCTGGTGCCGGGGTTCTGCGACTACGCGGGGATGCTGGTGGTGGAGGACATCGCGGACGGCGGCGAACTCCCCCGGCAGCCGCTGCCGCCCGGCACCGATCTGGTCATCCTCGGGGTGGCCACCGCGCCCGGCCAGGAACGGGTGGGCGCGCTGCTGCGGCAGGGCGGCCGGCTGAGCTTCCCGGAGGGGTCACCCCTGTCGGACGTGCTGGCCGGCGGCCCGGCCTGGTTCGCCGAGAGCCCCGAGGACCTGCGGGCCGGTGCCGAGGTACGGGTGCTCGACCGGCGCATCGCCGCCGCGCTGGAACTGGGCGTCGGCTCGCTGCTGGCGGTGCCGCTGCGGGCCCGGGAGGAGGTGCTGGGGCTGCTGGTGGTGGGGCGTTCCGCCGACCGCCAGCCGTTCGACCGGGACGACCTCTCGCTCGCCCACGAACTCGCCGGACGGGCCGGCGGCGCGCTCGACAACGCCCGGCTCTACGCCCGGCAGCGGGAGGACGCCCTGATGCTCCAGCGCAGCCTGCTCCCGCAGTCCCTGCCCGACCTGCCCGGCGTCCAGATCGCCTACCGCTACCTGCCCGGGAGCACCGGCTCGGCGGCCGGCGGCGACTGGTTCGACGTGGTGCCGCTGGCCGGCGGCCGGGTCGCCTTCGTGGTCGGCGACGTGATGGGCCACGAACTGCGCGCCGCCGCCACCATGGGCCGGCTGCGCACCGCCGTCCGCACCCTCGCCGCGCTCGACCTGGCCCCCGACGAACTGCTGCGCCGGGTCAACGACATCTCCGACGACTTCGCGGCCGGCCCCGACGAGCCGATGATGGCCACCTGCGTCTACTGCGTCTACGACCCCTCCACCCACACCTGCGTCCTGGCCAAGGCCGGGCACCTGCCGCCGCTGCTGATCGCCACCGGGGTCACCGGCGAGCACACCGTGCGCCCGGTGGAGCTGCCCTCCGGGGCGCCGATCGGGGTGGGCGGCGTGGAGTTCGAGTCCGTCGAGGTGCCGGTGGCGGACGGCGCCGTGCTGGTCCTCTACACCGACGGCCTGGTGGAACACCGCGGCGAGGACATCGGCCACGGCCTGGACCGCCTCGTCGAGGTGCTGCGGCACCCCTTCGACTCGCTGGAGGACGCCTGCGACGCGGTCCTCGACGAGCTGGTGACCGACCGTGAGCTGGACGACGTGGCGCTGCTGATGACCCGGCTCGGCGCGCTGCCGGAGGGCAGTTCGGCCTCCTGGGTCTTCCCCGCCGAGGCGGGCGCGGTGCGCCAGGCCCGGGCCCGGGTGCGGGACACCCTGGCCGCCTGGCGGTTGAACGCCCTGTGCGACGAGACCGTACTCCTGGTCAGTGAGCTGGTCACCAACTCGCTGCGGTACGCGCACGGGCCGATCGGGGTGCGCATGGTCCGCGGGCCGTCGCTGCTGGTGGAGGTCTCCGACCCGCTGCCGGATCCGCCCCGCGCCCGCACCGCCTCGCACGACGACGAGGGAGGCCGCGGGATGCAACTGGTGGCCCGGGCGTCGCGGCGCTGGGGCACCCGGCAGGGTCCGCTGGGCAAGACGGTGTGGTTCGAACTGGCACTCCCGGGTAGCGGATCCGGTTGAGGCCGAGATGATGCTGTGATCGACAAGACCATGTCGTTGGAGGTGGGCATGCCCAATACTGCGAATGTGCTGAATACTCGGACCGGGTCGGTCCGGGTGCCTCGGGTCCTGTAGTTTCCCGGGGGGAGACCCCGGACCCACGAACTGGAGGGGTCGTGCGCTGCATACGCTTGAGCGGGTCGCACTCCGCCGTGCCCCGGGGCGGGGGCCGGTTCCGCCACTCGCGGACCGGGCGGACAGGGGCGGTACATGGCTGAGCCGCTCTACCCGGACGACGCCGCGGCCGGTGCCCCCGGCGGGCCCCGCCCGGAGCCCGCGGACCGGCCCGACCACCCCCGCCGGTCGGTGATGAACGCCGACCCCGACCGGTGGGACGCCGGGGAGCAGGTCTCCCTCGCCGCCTTCGAAGCGCTCTTCCGCCACTCCCCGATGGGCCTCTTCCTGGCCGGCCCCGATCTGAGGCTGCTGCGGGTCAACGAGCGCTTCGCCCGGGTGTACGGGCGCCCCGCCGAGGAGTACCCGGGGCGCGCCCCGCACGACTTCCTCGCCCGCGTCGAGGCCGACCGCCTCACCGCCGCCCTGCGCCAGGTGCTCACCACCGGCGAACCCGTCACCGACATGCAGGTCGTCGGCACCAGCCCGGCCGTCACCGGACGCCGCCGCTGGGCCATCTCCCTGTACCGGCTGCTCGCCGGGAACGGCCGGCCGATCGGCGTGGCCGGGGTCGCCACCGATGTGACGACCCGTCAGCGCGCGGAACGCGAAGCCGCGCACACCCGCCGCGACCTCGACCTGCTCAACGAGGCCGGCGCGCGCATCGGCAACTCCCTGGACCTGGAGACCACCGCCCGCCAACTCCTCGACGTGGCCGTGCCGCACTTCTGCGACCTGGCCGCCGTCGACCTCTACCAGGCGCTGCTCACCGGCGACGAGGACCCGGCGGCCAACCCCGACGGCAGCGCCGAGATGCGCCGGGTCGCCGGGGCCAGCGCGGTCTCCGGCGCCCCCGACACCCCCGAGCGGGTGCTCGGCGAGAACGCGGTCGCCATCGGCGCCGTCCACCGCTACCCGTTCAACTCCACCGCGGCCAAGGCGCTGCGCACCGCCCGGGTGCAGACCATGGGCACCCGCGAGCGGGACCAGCCCGAGCCGGACGGCGAGCGCCCGGCCGCCCCCACCGGGGTGGTCCACTCCACCCTGGTGGTGCCGATGGTCGCCCGCGACACCGTGCTCGGCCTGGTGCACTTCTCCCGCGCCAAGGGGAGCGAGCCCTTCGGCGAACGGGACATCGCGCTCGCCGCGGAACTCGCCGCCCGCGCCGCCGTCTGCATCGACAACGCCCGCCTCTACCGCCGCGAGCACGAGCGCGCCCTGCTGCTCCAGCGCAGCCTGCTGCCGCCCGGCAACCCCGAGGCCGCCGGGCTCGACATCGCCTGCCGCTACCTGCCCGGCAGCACCGCCGCCGAGGTCGGCGGCGACTGGTTCGACGTCATCGAACTCCCCGGCCACCGCACCGCGCTGGTCGTCGGCGACGTGATGGGACGAGGGCTGCGCGCCGCCGCCGCCATGGGCGAACTGCGCACCGCCGTGCGCACGTTGGCGCTGCTCGACCTCGAACCGGCCGACGTGCTCAGCCAGTTGGACGAGATCGCCCGCGGCCTGTCCGGCCCCACCGCGGGGTCGCGGCGGGTCAAGGACCGCGACGACCCCGACCTGGCCGAGGTCTACCTCGCCACCTGCGTCTACGCGGTCTACGACGCCGTCACCCGGCGCTGCACCATCGCCAACGCCGGCCATCTGCCGCCCGTCCTGCTCCAGCCCGGCGACCCGGCGCTGATGCTGGACGTGCCGCCGGGGATGCCGCTGGGGGTGGGCGGCGAGCCGTTCGAGGAGGTGGAGATCGAGCTGCCGGACGGCGCGCTGCTCGCGCTCTACACCGACGGCCTGGTCGAATCCCGGCACCACCCGCTCGACCAGGGGCTGGAGGCGCTGCGGGACGCGCTGGACGAGGTGCCGCTGCCGCTGGAGGACACCTGCGACCACGTACTGGCGAGCCTGCACACCCAGCACGGCGAGGACGACGTGGCGCTGCTGATGGCCCGGGTACGGGCGCTGCCCGCGGACGCGGTCGGCGACTGGACGCTGCCGCCGCAGGGCCAGTCGGTGGCCCAGGCCCGCGAACTGGCCCGCGGCCGGCTGCTCGCCTGGGGCCTGGAGGACCTGCTGGACACCACCGAGCTGCTGGTCAGCGAGTTGGTCACCAACGCGCTGCGGCACGGCAAGGGCGACATACGGCTGCGCCTGCTGCTCGACCGCACGCTGGTGTGCGAGGTGTGGGACGCCGACCTCGTCCAGCCGCGCCGACGCCGCGCCCGCGACACCGACGAGGGCGGCCGGGGGCTGCAACTGGTCAGCCTGCTCAGCCAGAGCTGGGGCAGCAGACGCACCCCGTACGGCAAGACCGTCTGGTTCGAACTGGCCCTGCCGGACGGGGAGGCCAAGGCACCCGACCTGGCCGAGGCGCTGCTCAGCATGTTCTGAGGCGCCTCACCGGCGGCGCCGGATCACCGAGCCGAGCCACACCAGCGGGTCGTACTTGCGGTCCGCGACCCGTTCCTTCAGCGGGATCAGGGCGTTGTCGGTGATCCGGATGTTCTCCGGGCACACGTCGGTGCAGCACTTGGTGATGTTGCAGTAGCCCAGGCCGTGGTCGTCCTGGGCGGTGGCCCTGCGGTCGAGCCCGGTGGCGGCGGCGGAGTCCAGCGGGTGCATGTCCAGTTCGGCGACGCGCATCAGGAACCGGGGCCCGGCGAACGCCGCCTTGTTCTCCTCGTGGTCGCGGACCACATGGCAGGTGTTCTGGCACAGGAAGCACTCGATGCACTTGCGGAACTCCTGCGAACGCCCCACGTCCTCCTGGCTCATCCGGTACTCCCCGGGGGCGAGCCCGGCGGGCGGGACGAAGGAGGGGATCTCGCGGGCCTTGGCGTAGTTGAACGACACGTCGGTGACCAGGTCGCGCACGACCGGGAAGGTACGCATCGGGGTGATGGTGACCGTCTCGTCCTCGGCGAAGACCGACATCCGGGTCATGCACATCAGCCGGGGGCGCCCGTTGATCTCCGCGCTGCACGAACCGCACTTG belongs to Streptantibioticus cattleyicolor NRRL 8057 = DSM 46488 and includes:
- a CDS encoding succinate dehydrogenase/fumarate reductase iron-sulfur subunit, whose product is MTTAPSRPSASGSRAPATGTGTYTGRFRVWRGDAGGGSLQEYQVEVNEGEVVLDVVHRLQATQAHDLAVRWNCKAGKCGSCSAEINGRPRLMCMTRMSVFAEDETVTITPMRTFPVVRDLVTDVSFNYAKAREIPSFVPPAGLAPGEYRMSQEDVGRSQEFRKCIECFLCQNTCHVVRDHEENKAAFAGPRFLMRVAELDMHPLDSAAATGLDRRATAQDDHGLGYCNITKCCTDVCPENIRITDNALIPLKERVADRKYDPLVWLGSVIRRRR
- a CDS encoding SpoIIE family protein phosphatase; translation: MSTAPEGSPASEDGPQWVPDNRTPTGGLLDTLRVGVVMLDTRGRVVLWSPFAEEMLGWAGEHIVGRRMDTVISPWNVGAGGRRSRRVPGPGPAEQVLAELLRTGRWAGVLPLRHRDGHVVRSDVRASLLVDGDGRPFILVSLAETRLLRTLERDLAISDAVFDTSALGIAVFDTDLRFVRVNEALARMNARPREDHIGRTVEELFPGPTGVELARVQREVLATGRTAVDRLNEAPPGATGFRSASYARVTDRGGRVLGISCVVMDVTDRFLASEKVERARVRLAVLNDVGGVLAEMMDVDHRARALAEALVPGFCDYAGMLVVEDIADGGELPRQPLPPGTDLVILGVATAPGQERVGALLRQGGRLSFPEGSPLSDVLAGGPAWFAESPEDLRAGAEVRVLDRRIAAALELGVGSLLAVPLRAREEVLGLLVVGRSADRQPFDRDDLSLAHELAGRAGGALDNARLYARQREDALMLQRSLLPQSLPDLPGVQIAYRYLPGSTGSAAGGDWFDVVPLAGGRVAFVVGDVMGHELRAAATMGRLRTAVRTLAALDLAPDELLRRVNDISDDFAAGPDEPMMATCVYCVYDPSTHTCVLAKAGHLPPLLIATGVTGEHTVRPVELPSGAPIGVGGVEFESVEVPVADGAVLVLYTDGLVEHRGEDIGHGLDRLVEVLRHPFDSLEDACDAVLDELVTDRELDDVALLMTRLGALPEGSSASWVFPAEAGAVRQARARVRDTLAAWRLNALCDETVLLVSELVTNSLRYAHGPIGVRMVRGPSLLVEVSDPLPDPPRARTASHDDEGGRGMQLVARASRRWGTRQGPLGKTVWFELALPGSGSG
- a CDS encoding SpoIIE family protein phosphatase, with product MAEPLYPDDAAAGAPGGPRPEPADRPDHPRRSVMNADPDRWDAGEQVSLAAFEALFRHSPMGLFLAGPDLRLLRVNERFARVYGRPAEEYPGRAPHDFLARVEADRLTAALRQVLTTGEPVTDMQVVGTSPAVTGRRRWAISLYRLLAGNGRPIGVAGVATDVTTRQRAEREAAHTRRDLDLLNEAGARIGNSLDLETTARQLLDVAVPHFCDLAAVDLYQALLTGDEDPAANPDGSAEMRRVAGASAVSGAPDTPERVLGENAVAIGAVHRYPFNSTAAKALRTARVQTMGTRERDQPEPDGERPAAPTGVVHSTLVVPMVARDTVLGLVHFSRAKGSEPFGERDIALAAELAARAAVCIDNARLYRREHERALLLQRSLLPPGNPEAAGLDIACRYLPGSTAAEVGGDWFDVIELPGHRTALVVGDVMGRGLRAAAAMGELRTAVRTLALLDLEPADVLSQLDEIARGLSGPTAGSRRVKDRDDPDLAEVYLATCVYAVYDAVTRRCTIANAGHLPPVLLQPGDPALMLDVPPGMPLGVGGEPFEEVEIELPDGALLALYTDGLVESRHHPLDQGLEALRDALDEVPLPLEDTCDHVLASLHTQHGEDDVALLMARVRALPADAVGDWTLPPQGQSVAQARELARGRLLAWGLEDLLDTTELLVSELVTNALRHGKGDIRLRLLLDRTLVCEVWDADLVQPRRRRARDTDEGGRGLQLVSLLSQSWGSRRTPYGKTVWFELALPDGEAKAPDLAEALLSMF